A genomic window from Salvelinus alpinus chromosome 10, SLU_Salpinus.1, whole genome shotgun sequence includes:
- the LOC139531428 gene encoding micronuclear linker histone polyprotein-like, producing the protein MATANKIQQLNANTKQANTKQLNTKQANTKQANTKHLNTKQANTKQANTKQLNTKHLNTKHLNTKHLNTKQANTKQANTKQANTKQANTKQANTKQANTKNSKQFNTKQANTKQANTKNSKQLNTKQLNTMQANTMQANTKQANTKQANTKNSKQLNTKQANTKQANTKQLNTMQANTKQANTKQANTKNSKQLNTKQLNTMQANTMQANTKQANTKQANTKNSKQLNTKQANTKQLNTMQANTKQANTKQANTKNSKQLNTKQANTKQANSKQLNTKQANTKQANTKQLNTKQLNTKQLNTKQANTKQFNTKQFNTKNSKQLNTKQLNTKQFNTKQANTKQFNTKQFNTKNSKQLNTKQLSTMQANTKQANTKQANTKQANTKQANTKQANTKQANTKQANTKQANTKQANTKNSKQANTKQANTKQANTKQANTKQANTKQANTKQANTKQLNTKQLNTKQANT; encoded by the exons ATGGCAACAGCCAATAAGATCCAACAGCTCAAT GCCAACACTAAGCAGGCCAACACTAAGCAGCTCAACACTAAGCAGGCCAACACTAAGCAGGCCAACACTAAGCATCTCAACACTAAGCAGGCCAACACTAAGCAGGCCAACACTAAGCAGCTCAACACTAAGCATCTCAACACTAAGCATCTCAACACTAAGCATCTCAACACTAAGCAGGCCAACACTAAGCAGGCCAACACTAAGCAGGCCAACACTAAGCAGGCCAACACTAAGCAG GCCAACACTAAGCAGGCCAACACTAAGAACTCTAAGCAGTTCAACACCAAGCAGGCCAACACTAAGCAGGCCAACACTAAGAACTCTAAGCAGCTCAACACTAAGCAGCTCAACACTATGCAGGCCAACACTATGCAGGCCAACACTAAGCAGGCCAACACTAAGCAGGCCAACACTAAGAACTCTAAGCAGCTCAACACTAAGCAGGCCAACACTAAGCAGGCCAACACTAAGCAGCTCAACACTATGCAGGCCAACACTAAGCAGGCCAACACTAAGCAGGCCAACACTAAGAACTCTAAGCAGCTCAACACTAAGCAGCTCAACACTATGCAGGCCAACACTATGCAGGCCAACACTAAGCAGGCCAACACTAAGCAGGCCAACACTAAGAACTCTAAGCAGCTCAACACTAAGCAGGCCAACACTAAGCAGCTCAACACTATGCAGGCCAACACTAAGCAGGCCAACACTAAGCAGGCCAACACTAAGAACTCTAAGCAGCTCAACACTAAGCAGGCCAACACTAAGCAGGCCAACTCTAAGCAGCTCAACACTAAGCAGGCCAACACTAAGCAGGCCAACACTAAGCAGCTCAACACTAAGCAGCTCAACACTAAGCAGCTCAACACTAAGCAGGCCAACACTAAGCAGTTCAACACTAAGCAGTTCAACACTAAGAACTCTAAGCAGCTCAACACTAAGCAGCTCAACACTAAGCAGTTCAACACTAAGCAGGCCAACACTAAGCAGTTCAACACTAAGCAGTTCAACACTAAGAACTCTAAGCAGCTCAACACTAAGCAGCTCAGCACTATGCAGGCCAACACTAAGCAGGCCAACACTAAGCAGGCCAACACTAAGCAGGCCAACACTAAGCAGGCCAACACTAAGCAG GCCAACACTAAGCAGGCCAACACTAAGCAGGCCAACACTAAGCAGGCCAACACTAAGCAGGCCAACACTAAGAACTCTAAGCAGGCCAACACTAAGCAGGCCAACACTAAGCAGGCCAACACTAAGCAGGCCAACACTAAGCAGGCCAACACTAAGCAGGCCAACACTAAGCAGGCCAACACTAAGCAGCTCAACACTAAGCAGCTCAACACTAAGCAGGCCAACACTTAG